A window from Saccharicrinis carchari encodes these proteins:
- a CDS encoding thioredoxin domain-containing protein, whose translation MQSEVVKLGYQIVAISSYSPENLQASDGKDKPDYSLYSDADGKFIQSPGIVLKAPDKYSGMLNEKLGGLN comes from the coding sequence GTGCAAAGCGAAGTAGTTAAATTGGGCTATCAAATTGTGGCCATCAGCTCCTATTCGCCCGAAAACCTGCAAGCAAGCGATGGGAAAGATAAACCGGATTACAGCCTGTATTCCGATGCCGACGGAAAATTTATCCAATCGCCTGGAATAGTGCTTAAAGCACCTGACAAATACTCCGGAATGTTGAATGAAAAATTGGGAGGTTTAAACTGA